Proteins from one Streptosporangium becharense genomic window:
- a CDS encoding alpha/beta hydrolase family protein, with product MSPVTAPGTVSPRPSPMGTGHPEFVRRINVRFSGRGRYASCLAGRGPHLLAPELWDLTGGTPRPRILPTHDGESPWTTPLPTDDGRLLLLRHLDGGIHQLVVAVPGPDADGDGGVEEHRLAAVRGGELTLAAGPARGTAAVAFRTGADQVTAVWRLSGHLEPPEVAAEVPGPVTGRIWLDETGDRLALTGRGPEAATMVLDLARGTVTPLRGPAAGEHLLAAAPRTGVLLTVATRDGAHRLGVRHRDDEGPTVFPARLNAIEGTVAPLALDPAGRRLALSVTRGTRCHLLVHDLADDTITEIDLAAGVLYPVARWNATGLHLVHSTPDHPLGVITLAGPVRPGVPLAPGRSPAGWAPARAHTFDGPAGDIEAVVYGDPATSPQVVLALHGGPDAAWQLGFDPLFQRLAAAGIAVVAPNQRGSTGYGTAHRDAIRGAWGGPDLDDVLHLGRTLTATRGPGRERPALYGVSYGAHLALLAAAAQAGLWSRAAVVAPFLSGPALYADGPQSVRNLIDRLGGCAAIDDELGPRDLLRLAPRMRLPLLVVHGEQDLIIPVAHSRRLRDRLRASGHRDGVDLTYLEAPGGHDPLSEDGGHLVLDRVVAFLHTGPPAPPEPR from the coding sequence ATGAGTCCCGTCACGGCCCCGGGCACGGTGAGCCCACGCCCCTCCCCGATGGGAACCGGGCACCCCGAGTTCGTCCGGCGGATCAACGTCCGCTTCTCCGGCCGTGGCCGGTACGCCTCCTGCCTGGCCGGTCGCGGCCCGCACCTTCTCGCCCCGGAACTGTGGGACCTCACCGGGGGCACACCCCGGCCCCGGATCCTGCCCACCCACGATGGTGAGAGCCCGTGGACGACGCCTCTCCCCACCGACGACGGCCGCCTGCTGCTGCTGCGCCACCTGGACGGAGGCATCCACCAGCTGGTCGTGGCCGTCCCCGGGCCGGACGCAGACGGTGACGGGGGCGTCGAGGAGCACCGGCTGGCCGCCGTACGCGGCGGCGAGCTGACACTCGCCGCCGGGCCGGCGCGGGGAACGGCCGCCGTGGCCTTCAGGACCGGCGCCGACCAGGTCACCGCTGTCTGGCGCCTGTCCGGGCACCTCGAACCGCCCGAGGTCGCCGCCGAGGTGCCCGGTCCGGTCACCGGCAGAATCTGGCTGGACGAGACCGGTGACCGCCTGGCGCTGACCGGCCGTGGGCCGGAGGCCGCCACCATGGTCCTGGACCTGGCGCGGGGCACCGTCACCCCACTGCGCGGGCCGGCCGCCGGTGAACACCTGCTGGCCGCCGCGCCTCGCACCGGGGTGCTGCTCACCGTCGCGACGCGCGACGGCGCCCATCGGCTCGGGGTCCGGCACCGCGACGACGAGGGCCCCACCGTCTTCCCCGCGCGGCTGAACGCGATCGAGGGCACCGTGGCGCCGCTGGCGCTGGACCCCGCCGGGCGGCGCCTGGCCCTGTCGGTCACCCGCGGCACCCGCTGCCATCTGCTCGTCCACGACCTGGCCGACGACACCATCACCGAGATCGACCTGGCGGCCGGGGTGCTGTACCCGGTCGCGCGCTGGAACGCGACCGGCCTGCACCTGGTGCACAGCACACCGGATCACCCACTGGGGGTGATCACCCTCGCCGGTCCGGTCCGGCCCGGTGTCCCGCTCGCTCCCGGCCGCTCTCCGGCAGGGTGGGCACCGGCCCGCGCGCACACCTTCGACGGCCCGGCCGGAGACATCGAAGCCGTCGTCTACGGCGACCCCGCGACCAGCCCACAGGTGGTGCTGGCCCTGCACGGCGGCCCCGACGCCGCCTGGCAGCTCGGCTTCGACCCGCTGTTCCAGCGTCTGGCCGCGGCCGGCATCGCGGTGGTGGCACCCAACCAGCGAGGCAGCACCGGCTATGGAACCGCGCACCGTGACGCCATCCGCGGCGCCTGGGGCGGCCCGGACCTGGACGACGTGCTGCACCTGGGTCGCACCCTGACCGCGACACGTGGGCCCGGCCGCGAGCGGCCGGCACTGTACGGCGTCAGCTACGGCGCGCACCTGGCGCTGCTGGCCGCGGCCGCGCAGGCCGGCCTGTGGTCGCGCGCCGCGGTGGTCGCCCCGTTCCTGTCCGGACCGGCGCTGTACGCCGACGGGCCGCAGTCGGTGCGCAACCTGATCGACCGGCTCGGCGGGTGCGCGGCCATCGACGACGAGCTCGGCCCCCGCGACCTGCTGCGCCTGGCACCCCGGATGCGGCTGCCGCTGCTGGTCGTGCACGGCGAACAGGACCTGATCATCCCGGTCGCCCACTCCCGGCGCCTGCGCGACCGGCTGCGCGCGAGCGGGCACCGCGACGGCGTCGACCTGACCTACCTGGAGGCCCCCGGCGGCCACGACCCGCTCTCGGAGGACGGCGGGCACCTCGTCCTCGACCGCGTCGTCGCCTTCCTGCACACCGGACCACCCGCACCGCCGGAACCCCGGTGA
- a CDS encoding ALQxL family class IV lanthipeptide: MELDINTLDMLPATEETKLQVCDMTCGLHTGTCSGQTMCHRTF; this comes from the coding sequence ATGGAACTCGACATCAACACCCTGGACATGCTCCCCGCCACCGAGGAGACCAAGCTCCAGGTCTGTGACATGACCTGCGGTCTGCACACCGGCACCTGCAGCGGCCAGACCATGTGCCACCGGACTTTCTGA